ATTCGTTTGccctattttctttttaatcaaaGAGTTGACAATGCAACTGTATTTGGACTGCAAACTGCCTGGCATAGCTCGGGCTTCTCTGTGatatttctttccccttcccacaCAAGAACACTTGTTCTTCAGCTCCAGAAACTTTCCTGTTACCTTTAGATGTGCTCAGCACACAGAGTTGTTTAGAAATGGAAAGGGAACTGGGAAACGCAGTTTAAAACTCAGCAGAGAACAAGTGTTAGCCCTTGAATTCCATTGCATCAGCTATTTACTACAGTCCAAATCATAGAATTCTGTTGGTTACAACCTGCATGTAAGACCAGATCTCCTTTCTCAAGATCCACATTAGAAATGACACTGGAAGGAGAGCACCAAACCGAAAAGTTGTTTTATTGGTACCATACATGACCATAAATGGCACAaactatgcaaaaaaaaaaaaaagctttacatTGCCCCAGGGGAGTAGAAAGGGACAAGTGGAGAGAGCCGGACAGAGCACACGTTATCACTACATGCTGAGCCACAGCAGCAGAGCACGTGACACTCTTATTTGAAGTAGGAAACTGATACAcgggaggaaaaaaaaccctaattccCTTGTAAATTACACTACTAGCTGCTATAATTACCTGCCCGCAGGGGAGGACCTGGGCCCAGTAATACAAAAGTGACCAAACTGCCATGAATAGATCTCAGGTTCATCCAACTGGGCTCCCAGCAGAGTAGAGAATATCTAGGATTCCAGAGCACGACTTGAAAGGAAATTCTTCTCACAGCACTAGACAAATCATGGTGAAAACTAATCTGATGACAATGCTGCTGCAAAGCGAGAAACAAAAATCTTTGCAGATAGAAATACCCTAAGTTAAAAGAGTATTGTGCCATGTCAGCAGAGGtgttaaggtggaacggtgacatgtgttcgcctctgtggctctgagtgccagcAATTATGCTATTGCACCTGGATAGCAAAATCGCACGCAGATACGCAGGTGTGTGtatctgcccaggtgcagtagcatcattgcactggactccactagcactcagagccacgggggcgagcacacgccaCCGTTCCACCTTAATAGCCCACCTCTTCATGTCACTGCAGCCTTGGCAATCACCCTCACAATCCATCTAGGCccgggggtgtcaaactggtggctagtgggctggatgtgtcacgggcaggccacacccaccgcagcttcacaaaggcaaaaaaacattGCAATACGTCCCGACATGTCACGTGACACgatccagtttgacacccgtggtctaggccagtgtttcccaaccttggcaacttgaagatatttggacttcaactcccagaattccccagccagcggatgctggctggggaattctgggagttgaagtccaaatatcttcaagttgccaaggttgcgaaacactggtctaggccaTGGGGAGGACAAAATATCTTCACGGTATTTTGCAGTCTTCTCGAAAGTGGAAAACCGTGCCTCACTCGCAACTTTTGAGGCCTCTGTGACATAATAAAGCATCTTTTCTCTCCAAGATGTACAGGATTAACCTAGCTTTAAGGAAGAACATTGGAAGGTAGAAAGGAAAATAGGTGGATTTGTTTCCTTGGAGATTTAGTACCAGGATTTCAAATAAAAATGGACATGTCCGGCTGGGCAATGATTTCCTAGAGACCGTTCCATAAAGAGAAGAAACAGTTGGGTTCTCTTTGCAAAACGTGGCTATATTGCTTCCCGAGATGCCACGGCCCCGTTCCTGTGGTTCTGCACTGCTGTACATTGGTGACAGGACCTTCTGAACTCTcctgcctcccaagaaggacaccCATCACAATCAACTCCTCCCCACCCACCACCAAAGGTAACGGGAGCGGCAGCCTTAGTGAGAACACAGTGAAAGAACAGCATCATACACACAGCATACAGCGCAGAAATATACAAGCACGAGGTACACAAATCTTAAAAGGGGGAGAGGGATATGGCGGAAGAGGGTTGGCGCAGGAAGAGCAGCACACACAAATTACACgagggggcagggggggcagCCATGCTGTCCTCAAAGGAGTGTAGAAAGGAAGTTTGCAAAGTCTCTCGTTGGTTTGAAGCTCTCAGAACTGTATACAAAAACTAAGACTCCCAATTAGTAGACAAGCCTGTACAAAAATCAGGATTGgggggaaaaatagggagggagggcagattatttttttttaaacttacaattttattttatttatttaaaaaagccCAAAATACTGAGGGGCAGGGTATGCATGAGGACTGCAATTTCCTTGAAGAGCAGGTTGGGGCAAAACAGCCCATGCCTAAAGAGGTGACCCAAAGGGCAAATGGCCTTCCAAGGTGACTGCAGAATATTTTTCTATAATGCATTCcataaaatttaaaaccccaCATAATCTCCTGCATGTTGGCTTTCTGGGATCTTCAGGCAAAAGAGAACGACTGCTCTGACATCTCTTAAGAGAGTCGAGACGAACTGCTTAAAATTTAACCCACAAAAATCATAGCTGCCCCAATGTGAGTCGTGATGTGGAGTCATGACATTGTCCACAAGACTCTAAGACTCTCCTGCTAAAAATGGAACCTTCTTGGTGCCCCTTATAGAAAACTAAAGGATAAAAAGGGGCCAGATTTTCCCTGCCCATCTTAAGTACTCAATCCTGTGGCCTCCCAAGGAACTTCATGCGGATCCACCAAAGCTTTGAGGCCTCGGCTATGAATACCACTCCCTAACAGTGTTGCTTACGGTATCCAGGGCGCTGGATGCGTggacggggaaaggagaaggaattaAAATTCTGTTGGGGCTAGAAGCCCACTGTTCCAATTCTGCCCTAAAGGGAACAGCCGAGAGTGCAGGCAGCAGGGAATCGTGGCCGGGTTAATTGTAGGCAGGCAGGCGCTGCAGTGCTCATAGGCCTTGATACCTTGTTGGCCAGCCACTCTTCTTCACAAGTGTCCAGGTAGAATGGTTTCGACTCAGTCCGTGGGGCACCAGCCAAGTCAGGCCCAGCTGGGCACTGTTTGGGGGGCTTTATTGTGATGCTTGCGACGTTGGGTTCTCAGACTTGCTCTCCTGACTGGAAGGGGGCTTGCTGTTCCAGGGACTGTTGGCGCCCAACGCCGGAGAGTTGTTGAAGCTGTCCTCGTCATCAATGCCATTGGCAGCGTCAAACTGTGTGTTCTCCAGCCGGGTGATGAGGCGCTCGTCTTCGTCACCAAACTCCCCACCCATCAGGGTTGGCTCGCCCACCACCATCACATCCTGAGGAGGGAAGAGGGTCCCGAAACATAATCGAGGTGGAGACTGCCCTGACCCATACCACAACGTTCAAGGGAGCTAGCTGTCACAACAGCAAGGGTCTCTTCCCCTACCCTCCTAGAATGAGGAATCAAAATCAGCCTCTGCCTTTACTCATCCTTACCTAATCTGGCACCTTCCAGATGTGCTGAGAGTCAACAACTAGACATGTCAGAGAACATCTAGAAGGGACTTTATTTGTGAAGGTTTCAAGGTTTCAATATTCCCTTTGAACATTGTCCCAACGTTGCTACCTGTTTTTATTGCATCTGAGCATCTGATAAATCAATGGATGTCCTGGGATAGTGGAGAATCAAAGTCTCCTCTCAATTTTCACCTCAATAATTCAAGACCTATTGTAACCTATAGTACCTGGATATCTTCCTACTCACACAAAAGAATTAGACTCCGGCCCTAACAGGGTCTACACAGAGCCTTCAAATGAACAGCTACATTAAGGGATTACATTAATCCTTTTTACCTTGTAAAACAGGATGGGCATAATCAAGATAAATATCTCTGGGACCTCTACAGTAGATTAGCAAGGATTCCTGACATTCATTTAACAGCAACAACTAAGCTGCTTTCCCTTTCTAAACCAGGTTCCAGAAAAAGAACATCTGATGGAAAATTGGGAATGGATCACTAGATCAAAGGACTTTGAGAGATCAATTCTGGCTGGCTTACATGCTCAGAAGTGATCTTATTCCTTAACTGTTAAGGCCGTTTCTCTGGATCTGGCTTGGAGGACTCCCAGAAGCATGAATTCTATCAGGATTGCGGTAGGAAGCATCACCCGACCTTTGGGGAAGTGCGTCAGCTGCATGAAACTTGGCCCCAGGCCAGGGCTGAGCTGCTAGCCGGAACACCTAATTGGGCTTGCCTCCGCGGCTCTGGAGGTACTGTGAGTTCGagtggaattatgcttctgcaccCATGCAGgtagggacccaggggaagagccttctctgtggcggccccggccctctggaaccaactccccccagagattagaactgcccccaccctccttgcctttcgtaaacaacttaaaacccacctctgccgccaggcatgggggaattgagatcctctttccccctaggcctttacaattctatgcatggtatgtatgtatgtatgtttggtttttatattaatggatttttaatcatttctaataccaaattactattgtacactgttttattgtcgctgttagccgccccgagtctccggagaggggcagcatataaatccaatagattagatagatagatagatagatagatagatagatagatagatagatagatagattagataagatagatagatagatagatagatgatagatagatagatgatagatagatagatagatagatagatagatagatagatagatagatagatagataagtaggtaggtaggtaggtaggtaggtaggtaggtaggtaggtagatagatagataagatagatagatgatagatagatagatagatagatagatagataagatagatagatagatagatagatagatagatagatagatagatagatagatagatagatagatagatagatagatagatagatgatggatattggatgatagatgatagatagatagatagatagatagatagataagataggtaggtagatagatagatagatgatagatgatagatagatagatagatagatagatagatagatagatgatagatagatagatgatagatgatagatagatagatagatagatagatagataagataggtaggtagatagatgatagatagatgatagatagatgattgatagatagatagatatatagataaataaatagataaataaataaataaataaacaaacaaacaaacaaataaataaataaactacacatggagacgcaggtgcgcccgtgttgcggtgaggttttttgcttccgcacatgtgcaaaagcaaaacacTTGCcagaacacgggcgcacctgtgtctctgtgtgagattttgctacctgcacaggcgcAGAAGTACAATTCTGCTCGAACTCACAGTACCTCCGGAGCCATGCCCAGTTAggcattccggctagcagcccacccctagccAAGGCATTCTCAggttaaaaggaaaaggaaaaaatgaaaagggGATGCTTACAGGTACCTGACTGGAGAGGGCAAAGGTGCTGGCCGGGCTCTTCTTTTTGCTGTTGCTATTGTTGGTattgcctccgccggagctcatgGTGCTACCACCAGACATCTTCCTTTTCCGGCGCTTACTGGGCTGCTGACGTGCAGGTTCAGCTACGAAGGAGTTTTGTGAAATAAAATTTGGTGAGATATCTTGCCGTTAGTAAAAAAAGAATCTTACGTTCCCAATTGTTTCAACACGGTCAAATTCTTTAAATGTACATGTTGCAAGCAAGATCTGAATAAACACTTCCCGTTATTTATTCATAAATTTATATACCGTCTGATTCAAACTTTATAGCATTATCTATATTTCCACACTGACTTCCGCTTTCATTTTTACCTCCTGTGCTTTAGTTTCTGTTAAAGCCGGGTGTCAGTTAACTCAAGGGAAATAAGGCAGGAGGCAGCCTTGCATAAAAATAGCTGTTAATTCAAGGACTCTAAAACAGTTAACGGAACTAGGGCTGACAAGCTTCCTTATTTATGGGAagctgtggggtggggggaggagagaaaccAATAAAAACTATCCAAGTCTCCCCAAGGTGGTTGCTTAAGTTCAAACAATCAGGCAGCAACCAGGGAGGTTAAGCCAGGATTCAACAGTTTCAGAGATAGGATTTTAGCCCAGGATAGCGCTCATCAAAGCGTTGAGGCATTCCAGCTACAGGAAGCCAATGCCCTACTGCCCTCAGGTGGCCTTTATTGGCTAGTGCACAGGATATTCTTCCCTACCGCTCAAAGGTCTCACCAGGTGGCGCCACCATGCGTTGCCATTTCTGGAATAAGCACGTCTTGAGGCAATCCCGAGGACTGAGACTGTAAGTCTTGTGTCGAGACATCAACTCCTGCATTGGTTCTAGGATTACGCACAGCTggtaggaagaagaggagagagacaTTCTGTAGTGGAGGACAATCCCAGATGGAATCCTCCTGGATAGATAGGATTTCTAGACATTGATCTGAACCTGGCCAGATATGGACACAGATATTCTGACAAGACAagcaatttctccatgcctgataCCTGGGACgtacaataaagaataaagaagtgCATCAATAAAGAACAATAAAGGataattgttaaaaaaataaggaatctttctttcatctatcaccGTTCATCTATCACCGTGGACTGTACTATCATCGGTATTCAGATGATATTCAATTGTACAATCATGTCTTGGGTGATGCTGTCGATTCCCTTTCATAGTGCATGGAGATTTTGGAAGTCTGGATGGGAACAATTGGCCTCAACTGAACCCTGGTAAGATAGAGTGGCTGTGGACAGGAGGGTCGTCTATATTCTAGTTCTTGCCATCCTTGATCCTGGATGGGGTTGCATTGTTCCAGACCAAGCATATAATTTGAAGTTCCTGCTGGAGTATTGAATCTGCTTGAGGAGTAGGTGGACAGCCCTGGCTAGGAGGGCCTTTAGTCAACTTTGTGTTGTTATGCCCCTTCCTGAATCGAGAAGTTCTTCTCTGACTTCCTTATGCTGAACTCATCTCCCATACAGACTACCACAATGTGCTCTGCATGAGGCTATTCTTGTGAGCTACAGGTGGCAAAGAACACGGTGGTGTGGGAAGATTTGGGGCATCCCTAGGGTTGTGCAAGTGATTACCTGAGCTGCATAGGATGCCTGTTTGCTTctgggtacaattcaaggtgctgattaGTCCCTCTAGAGCCCTTCACGGTATGGGAGAGCACCCAGTTAGACAGGAGACATGTTGCAGACACCACTGTTTAAAGAATTTGATTGGCAGGGTCTAGGAAGAGAGCCTTCCCTGTCACTGACGCTGCCAGATGAACTATCTTGCCCCAGAAATGACGTGGGTGCCCACTCTTATAGGCTCCATGAAAGCATTAAGGTCTAAATCCATCAACTGGCATGGGAATCTAAAAATATGGGAGTGTTCctccaacttaaaaaaaaatgtttttgttctgCTTCTGTTTTTAACTTTGTTTTTGCCTATGTTTCTCTTAGATGgctgtatgtttttaaaaactaCCCGGAATCATTTGCGTGAGatgggcagtatataaatttgattagaTTAGTAGACAGGCAGGTAAGACAGACATGTATTTATTTCTAAcctgcctttaatatttttacaTGATGAACATATCCAATACATTTTCCTCATCCTATTTCCCCCAcagcaacaaccctgtgaagtgagttgggctgagagagactggtttaaagtcacccaactggataTCAAGGCTTAAGGAGAGACTTATGGTGGCCCTCTAACTTCAATCTTGTTTATGCCTTGTTAGTTGGGATCAAGCTGGATAGAAGTTCCGTGAGCTTCAATTACCTTTAGAATTCACAGGCTTTTTTTGATTGCTAGCAAattcaaatattaaaaatattttgcctgGAGCACCTGTGAAGCTTTTACTAGAAATAATGCAGCACATTGACTTTTATGCTAAATAGGTTTAGTCAAATCTGGATTTGCAAAACGTATGAGATGAACTTTCCCCGTATGCtttcttatgtttatgtttgtttatgtttatttagatttgtatgccgcccctctccgcagactcggggcggctcacaacaaagtggaaacaacagtatataacaaatctaaatttgtactaaaacattttaaaaaccccattttctaaacacgcatacatacacacataccattcataaattgtatatgcccgggggagatgtctcagttcccccatgcctgacgacacaggtgggtcttaagaagtttacgaaaggcaaggagagtaggggcagttctaatctccggggggagttggttccagagggccggggccgccacagagaaggctcttcccctggggcccgccaaccgacattgtttagttgacgggacccggagaaggcccactctgtgggacctaatcggtcgctgggattcgtgcggcagcaggcggtctcggagatattctggtccagtgccatgaagggctttaaaggtcataaccaacactttgaattgtgaccggaagttgatcagcaaccaatgcagactgcggagtgttggtgaaacatgggcgtacctaggtaggcccatgactgctctcgcagctgcattctgcatgatctgaagtttccgaacacttttcaaaggtagccccatgtagagggcattacagtagtcgaacctcgaggtgatgagggcatgagtgactgtgagcagtgagtcccggtccagatagggttgcaactggtgcaccatgcgaacctgggcaaacgcccccctcgccacagctgaaagatggttctctaatgtgagctgtggatcgaggaggacgcccaagttgcggaccctctctgagggggtcaataattcccccccagggtaatggaagaacagatggaattgtccttgggaggcaaaacccacagccactccgtcttatccgggttgagtttgagtctgttgacacccatccaggccccaacagcctccagacaccggcacatcacttccactgcttcgttgactggacatggggtggagatgtaaagctgggtatcatcagcgtactgatgatacctcaccccatgcccttggatgatctcacccagcggtttcatgtagatattgaatagcaggggtaGGATTGTGAAAAACAGTTCAGGTGCAAGTTTTTccacctatggcacagatgaatctttctttcccctcctctcctttatATCCCAAGAAACTAGGGTGTGTCCAGTTGCAAACTAGACTGTCTCTTATCTGACCGTCTCCTTGGCAACAGTCTCTTCACTTGGGTTCCCAGGTCTTTCCCACATCCCTTTACAACTTGTGTTGTAGAATCACAGGTGCTCCATTACTGAGATTTTCAAACAAAGTTGGACATCTATTTAACTGGGATGATTTGAGGATTCCTGCTCTGGATAGGAAGCTGATCTGCAAGGCCTCCAAAGTCATTTTAGACGCtatgtgttgtacatactcctgatcagttggaggatgatgaagatattgaggactcggattcagatagtgtttatgaagtagtgggggggctGGGGTtataggtagtagaacaggtgggaggccagccacaggatggggctatgagtttaagatctagtgagggagaatcagacgctcgctgggttaaccctaaattcagaagggtccagaaacgtagagagcagaggtctggaagaagatattaaggagaggaatgggttaaatattgtagtgatgtatttggcatgtcagggggtcagtggagaagaacggtggagtttcaatgttgccgaaaagaataatggatgtgtttttgccacgctaaagtaagccaaagtattttgtattgtattcagtcagtgctgctgtttttcaaagttatgtggttaggaaaataaatcttgtttaagtgaagcaggaagaggaatgtgagaaatgcggctaagagagagataacggatcGAGTGctatatggaatgtgtttgaagtacaggagagcagagaaataaacagagttgctttattcatgaaatgatgcatttaataagagttatttgtaattactaaatttctaccagaaaccagaacactatgATTCTCTGATTTTTGTGTATACCAGCTTTACCCTAGTTGCCCTGTACAATTACCCTGAGATTCCTACAGACTTTGTTTTCACCGGTCATAATTCATCCAAAATGATTTGGCAGAACTTCCAGAACACaatttggggttgttgttttttttcagatTTGAAACAAAGCATATTTTTTTCTATACATCACTAGTGAATTTATAcacccctttattctatcatagTAATATAGAAAAAGTGCCAAATGTGCCAAAAAATGCCACTACTCTAAAAATGTAACAAGTGGAAATATGATTGTGTTTTATATATACATTATCTGCCAATAATCATCTAAAGCACAGAAGCACGTATATTCTCACAAACACTAAAcagtcaacaacaacaacaaatcttaTAGTAGCCTTTAAAAATAgtgtaaaatattaaatttatggagaggggcggcatacaaatctaattaataataataataataataataataataataataacaacaacaacaacaataataaattattgtCCAAATGACATTTTTAATTCTGTTACTGTCCAAAGGAGGAAATACCAAGGAATGTATTTTTTAGTTTCATAGGTGCTGAAGAAAAATACTTACTCGGAGGTAGTTGAGTGTGGAGTTTGAAAGTCCACATCGAGTAATATTTTTGGACAACTGGTCCAACATCTGGGGATCTTGAGCCTGGAGAGAAAATGTTACAAGCAGAAATAAAATAGTTAAACAAAAATATGTTTCCTCAACACATAACGTGTACAGTGGAGCACTGGAAGATTAATCTTCTACAATGATACAGTATATTTGGATACCATAATAGAAATTGAAGTTTGAAATTTTCAAAAAACAATGGTGCAGCAGAAAAACCATCAACACTATCAATAGGCACAAAGCAAGCAAAACAACTTGTCAAGACTCACTTTCAGAAACAGTGAAACCCAGTCTAAACAGAGGCTACTACTAACCTCTGAACTTACATGCATAGCAAGGATGCTACGGGGAATAAGTTCCCGATGCTGCCGGACACTGAAGTGCCATGTCTTTATCCTCATCATGTCATCAAACATGAATTCCAAGTAGAGGCGGCCCTCCACAGATACCTGGATGAGCAGAATGCAAAGGACAATGAGATTCAAGTGAGTATTCCCTAAGTAATTATTTGAACGCTTGTATATAAAGTCTTTGAGCCATACAATAGAATCAAATTCtggatcatttttaaaattatagcatCCCTCTACTCAACTTATATCCCCAGAGTCATACTATTTTATTAGACCACACTGAAATTCTTTATTGAATATCTGACATTCTATTAGACTTTCCCAGCAGTCATATACTTTTCTTTTCATATGTAACCTCCCGTTACATTACCTCCTGATTTCTCACTTTGCTTTCTAAAACATGAAATATAGAAGCTATTATACCGTAATTTCAGACTATATCCCTAAAAAGAATTATTGCTTTATCTGACAGAAAAattccttttctgttttttagcTTGAGGTTCCTCAGATTGGGTCAACTAGCCTGGGGATTCCCAGGGACTAGTGAAATATTGAGATGGCCACTCATTAATTAATATCTCCCTTGcacctaatttcttttttattctgtttttagcTCTATAGCTTTTTATATTTGCATTCATATTATTAGTAATATTAGTTTTgtagattttgtttttaattttgttgtatACTACCCAGAACCACTTGACTGTGAGATGGGCAACTATATAAAttcatttaatgaataaataatttcaaatgtTATATAATTAACTAGCTAACTAATTTAACTTTCTTCAGCTTTCTATAAAGGAGGATTACTGGTTTAGAAGCCTTAAAAATCCTCCAAAATCTCTAACCATTAAAGAGCAACTGCATCTGgatcaaataaataacaaaattttATTTTGCCCTTTTAGAAATTTTATGAATAAGAAATTCCTGCTCTGTCAATAAAAACTGATAGCAGAAAAGGCCTGCTGTCTAGGATCCACCAAATGAATTAAACTCAACAGCCCTCTCTGCTGAATGTGGTGGGACGAGCAGATGTAATGAGCCCATCATTATATTATAATGAACTTGAATATCCTTTTCTCATTAACCAATAGATAATTTCACTAACTGATATGAAATTAATTTCCTGTTCTCTTCAAATGAGGGTAACATAATAATGATTTGCAAAAACAAAATTTGCTTTGACTCAGCGAATATTAGGCAGAAgttggttgccccaaaggtgcttttccaaaaggcaagtggggtttcttgttttttttcccttgaaaatatTTCTCTTCTCATGCAAAAGCTTCTTTAGTTCTAACTGAATAGTGGGGAACAGAAGGAGTTATATTGTTTGGAGTCATCTGGTTCTTAGCCGTCAGCAAAGAatgactgcaaagaatataaattcaCCATGCCTTGTTTTGCAGCACttggtttttaaaatgtaatttccaGGCCCCATTTTTctacttcttaaaaaaaaattgctatacCTGCCTATCCCATTTGTAAATAATGCTgaatttaaattacatttaaacATGTGCTATATgcaattgtatttttattaattcttttagaataaaaatatatttaaaaatacattgtgaCATAATGTTGTTCTAATTCTATTTgtagctatttatttgtttgtttgtttgtttgtttgtttgtttgtttattagatttgtatgccacccctctccgaagactcggggcggcaaacaacaataaaaaagacaagcataccatgtataaattctataagcctagggggggaagggaaggtttcaattcccccatgcctgacgacagaggtgggttttaaggagcctttcgcaaggagggtgagggcaactctgatatctgggcggagttggttccagagagtcggggctgccacagagaaggctcttcccctggatcccgccagacgacattgtttagtcgacgggacccggagaaggccaactctgtgggacctaactggtccctgggattcgtgcggcagaaggcagtcccggagatattctggtccgattacatgaagggctttataggtcataaccaacactttgaattgtgaccggaaactgattggcgaccaatgcagactgcggagtgttggaataacatgggcatatttggggaagcccatgattgctctcgcagctgcattctgcacaatctgaagtttccaaacacttttcaaaggtagccccatgtagagagcgttacagtagtcgagcctcgagttgatgagggcatgagtgactgtgagcagtgagtccctctTTCCAAGCAGAGGATCTCTTTACAAGAATACGTGAAGAATGTTGAAGACTGTAATTATA
This genomic stretch from Erythrolamprus reginae isolate rEryReg1 chromosome 5, rEryReg1.hap1, whole genome shotgun sequence harbors:
- the LDB1 gene encoding LIM domain-binding protein 1 isoform X2, with the translated sequence MSVGCACPGCSSKSFKLYSPKEPPNGNAFTPFHSGTMLDRDVGPTPMYPPTYLEPGIGRHTPYGNQTDYRIFELNKRLQNWTEECDNLWWDAFTTEFFEDDAMLTITFCLEDGPKRYTIGRTLIPRYFRSIFEGGATELYYVLKHPKESFHNNFVSLDCDQCTMVTQHGKPMFTQVSVEGRLYLEFMFDDMMRIKTWHFSVRQHRELIPRSILAMHVSSEAQDPQMLDQLSKNITRCGLSNSTLNYLRLCVILEPMQELMSRHKTYSLSPRDCLKTCLFQKWQRMVAPPAEPARQQPSKRRKRKMSGGSTMSSGGGNTNNSNSKKKSPASTFALSSQDVMVVGEPTLMGGEFGDEDERLITRLENTQFDAANGIDDEDSFNNSPALGANSPWNSKPPSSQESKSENPTSQASQ
- the LDB1 gene encoding LIM domain-binding protein 1 isoform X1, which encodes MSVGCACPGCSSKSFKLYSPKEPPNGNAFTPFHSGTMLDRDVGPTPMYPPTYLEPGIGRHTPYGNQTDYRIFELNKRLQNWTEECDNLWWDAFTTEFFEDDAMLTITFCLEDGPKRYTIGRTLIPRYFRSIFEGGATELYYVLKHPKESFHNNFVSLDCDQCTMVTQHGKPMFTQVSVEGRLYLEFMFDDMMRIKTWHFSVRQHRELIPRSILAMHVSSEAQDPQMLDQLSKNITRCGLSNSTLNYLRLCVILEPMQELMSRHKTYSLSPRDCLKTCLFQKWQRMVAPPAEPARQQPSKRRKRKMSGGSTMSSGGGNTNNSNSKKKSPASTFALSSQVPDVMVVGEPTLMGGEFGDEDERLITRLENTQFDAANGIDDEDSFNNSPALGANSPWNSKPPSSQESKSENPTSQASQ
- the LDB1 gene encoding LIM domain-binding protein 1 isoform X5, with translation MLDRDVGPTPMYPPTYLEPGIGRHTPYGNQTDYRIFELNKRLQNWTEECDNLWWDAFTTEFFEDDAMLTITFCLEDGPKRYTIGRTLIPRYFRSIFEGGATELYYVLKHPKESFHNNFVSLDCDQCTMVTQHGKPMFTQVSVEGRLYLEFMFDDMMRIKTWHFSVRQHRELIPRSILAMHVSSEAQDPQMLDQLSKNITRCGLSNSTLNYLRLCVILEPMQELMSRHKTYSLSPRDCLKTCLFQKWQRMVAPPAEPARQQPSKRRKRKMSGGSTMSSGGGNTNNSNSKKKSPASTFALSSQVPDVMVVGEPTLMGGEFGDEDERLITRLENTQFDAANGIDDEDSFNNSPALGANSPWNSKPPSSQESKSENPTSQASQ
- the LDB1 gene encoding LIM domain-binding protein 1 isoform X3, whose product is MSVGCACPGCSSKSFKLYSPKEPPNGNAFTPFHSGTMLDRDVGPTPMYPPTYLEPGIGRHTPYGNQTDYRIFELNKRLQNWTEECDNLWWDAFTTEFFEDDAMLTITFCLEDGPKRYTIGRTLIPRYFRSIFEGGATELYYVLKHPKESFHNNFVSLDCDQCTMVTQHGKPMFTQVSVEGRLYLEFMFDDMMRIKTWHFSVRQHRELIPRSILAMHAQDPQMLDQLSKNITRCGLSNSTLNYLRLCVILEPMQELMSRHKTYSLSPRDCLKTCLFQKWQRMVAPPAEPARQQPSKRRKRKMSGGSTMSSGGGNTNNSNSKKKSPASTFALSSQVPDVMVVGEPTLMGGEFGDEDERLITRLENTQFDAANGIDDEDSFNNSPALGANSPWNSKPPSSQESKSENPTSQASQ
- the LDB1 gene encoding LIM domain-binding protein 1 isoform X6 encodes the protein MLDRDVGPTPMYPPTYLEPGIGRHTPYGNQTDYRIFELNKRLQNWTEECDNLWWDAFTTEFFEDDAMLTITFCLEDGPKRYTIGRTLIPRYFRSIFEGGATELYYVLKHPKESFHNNFVSLDCDQCTMVTQHGKPMFTQVSVEGRLYLEFMFDDMMRIKTWHFSVRQHRELIPRSILAMHAQDPQMLDQLSKNITRCGLSNSTLNYLRLCVILEPMQELMSRHKTYSLSPRDCLKTCLFQKWQRMVAPPAEPARQQPSKRRKRKMSGGSTMSSGGGNTNNSNSKKKSPASTFALSSQVPDVMVVGEPTLMGGEFGDEDERLITRLENTQFDAANGIDDEDSFNNSPALGANSPWNSKPPSSQESKSENPTSQASQ